One Mauremys reevesii isolate NIE-2019 linkage group 5, ASM1616193v1, whole genome shotgun sequence genomic window carries:
- the LOC120406052 gene encoding fibrous sheath CABYR-binding protein-like isoform X3, protein MLWGRRKQIAEDSFCADVQVQTSYVEMPPGDRWRWSRLQTEAQVQTSNLELPDEETFLPFESEVQVQTSDLEILEEETSLPSQTEAQVQTSLIEVLDTESLFPIESEPLEQTPDLDFQDMQVKNLFPLFVEVEVQTSYVDIPAGNKWRSTRLQAEAQVQTSNHELLKTLPSLSQKEAQVQTSKLSITEAEEVPLFPSLTEAQVQTSRLALTEMEEEVAPFQVEEKPVPTTQSEAAVQTSYVDIPAGNKWRSTRLQAEAQVQTSSIELLKTLSSLLVTEAQVQTSSIELLKTLSSPSLTEAQVQTSKLAVIEAEKVPLSSSLTEAQVQTSKLAVTEAEEVPLSPSLIEAQVQTSELAVTEAEVEEAPFPIEEKPLTKTVADAAVQTSYVDIPAGNKWRSTRLQAEAQVQTSGIKLLKKLSSLLVNKAQVQTSSIELLKTLSSPSLTEAQVQTSKLAVTEAEEMPLSPSLTEAQVQTSELAITEAEVEEAPFPIEEKPLTQTVADAAVQTSYVDIPVGNKWRLSRLQAEAQVQTSSIELLKKLSSLLVTEAQVQTSSIELLKTLSSPSLTEAQVQTSKLAVTEAEEVPLSPALTEAQVQTSELAITETEVEEASFPIEEKPLTKTVAAVQTSFVDVPVGNKWRSTRLQAEAQVQTSSIELLKMLSSPSLTEAQVQTSKLAVTEAEEVPLSPSLTMAQVQTSKLAVTEVEEVPLSPSLTQVEMQTSKLAEAEAKTTFPSPSQTEVHIQSSYFEVPELEDEMPTTPIKEKPLPLTLMEAQVQTSYVDIPAGNKWRSSRLQVEAQVQTSRLELPEAKEKAPSLSQTQAEMQTTRVEITEEKAAPLTPPDLKILEEETLKEEVELKLPCPEYTEAQVQTSLVEIPVGQKWRSSRLCTEAQVQTSYQELPVVKSKTLPPQGTGVVKKVTERAASKKLAKTLTRATPVSVHLHVKMTPRRRNGNKKN, encoded by the coding sequence CAAATTGCAGAAGACTCATTCTGTGCTGATGTCCAGGTGCAAACTTCCTATGTCGAAATGCCACCAGGAGATAGGTGGCGTTGGTCGCGATTACAAACAGAAGCTCAGGTGCAAACCTCAAATCTTGAACTACCAGACGAAGAGACTTTCCTCCCATTTGAAAGTGAGGTCCAGGTACAGACCTCAGATCTTGAAATATTAGAGGAGGAGACTTCATTGCCATCGCAAACGGAGGCCCAGGTGCAAACATCACTTATTGAAGTACTAGATACGGAGAGTTTATTCCCCATCGAAAGTGAGCCCCTGGAGCAGACCCCAGATCTTGACTTTCAAGACATGCAGGTGAAGAATTTATTCCCATTATTTGTTGAAGTTGAAGTGCAAACCTCATATGTAGACATACCAGCAGGGAATAAGTGGCGTTCGACACGACTACAAGCCGAGGCCCAAGTGCAAACCTCAAATCATGAATTATTAAAGACACTTCCTTCCCTCTCACAAAAGGAAGCCCAGGTGCAAACCTCCAAACTTTCAATAACAGAAGCAGAGGAGGTGCCTCTTTTCCCATCACTAACCGAGGCCCAGGTGCAAACTTCAAGACTTGCATTAACAGAAATGGAGGAGGAGGTGGCCCCATTCCAGGTAGAAGAAAAGCCTGTCCCCACAACTCAAAGTGAAGCTGCTGTGCAAACCTCGTATGTGGACATACCAGCAGGGAATAAGTGGCGTTCGACACGGCTACAAGCTGAGGCCCAGGTACAAACGTCAAGTATTGAGTTACTGAAGACGCTTTCTTCCCTCTTAGTAACTGAGGCCCAGGTGCAAACGTCAAGTATTGAGTTACTGAAGACGCTTTCTTCCCCATCGCTAACCGAGGCCCAGGTGCAAACCTCCAAACTTGCAGTAATAGAAGCAGAGAAAGTGCCTCTTTCCTCCTCACTAACCGAGGCCCAGGTGCAAACCTCCAAACTTGCAGTAACAGAAGCAGAGGAGGTGCCTCTTTCCCCTTCACTAATCGAGGCCCAGGTGCAAACCTCCGAACTTGCAGTAACAGAAGCAGAGGTGGAGGAAGCCCCATTCCCAATAGAAGAAAAGCCTCTCACCAAAACCGTAGCTGACGCTGCTGTGCAAACCTCATATGTGGACATACCAGCAGGGAATAAATGGCGTTCGACACGGCTACAAGCTGAGGCCCAAGTGCAAACCTCAGGTATTAAGTTACTGAAAAAGCTTTCTTCCCTCTTAGTAAACAAGGCCCAGGTGCAAACGTCAAGTATTGAGTTACTGAAGACGCTTTCTTCCCCATCACTAACCGAGGCCCAGGTGCAAACCTCCAAACTTGCAGTAACGGAAGCGGAGGAGAtgcctctttccccctcactgaCTGAGGCCCAGGTGCAAACCTCCGAACTTGCAATAACAGAAGCAGAGGTGGAGGAAGCCCCATTCCCAATAGAAGAAAAGCCTCTCACCCAAACCGTAGCTGACGCTGCTGTGCAAACCTCATATGTGGACATACCAGTAGGGAATAAGTGGCGTTTGTCACGGCTACAAGCTGAGGCTCAGGTACAAACATCAAGTATTGAGTTACTAAAGAAGCTTTCTTCCCTCTTAGTAACTGAGGCCCAGGTGCAAACGTCAAGTATTGAGTTACTGAAGACGCTTTCTTCCCCATCGCTAACCGAGGCCCAGGTGCAAACCTCCAAACTTGCAGTAACAGAAGCAGAGGAGGTGCCTCTTTCCCCCGCACTGACTGAGGCCCAGGTGCAAACCTCTGAACTTGCAATAACAGAAACGGAGGTGGAGGAAGCCTCATTCCCAATAGAAGAAAAGCCTCTCACCAAAACCGTTGCTGCTGTGCAAACCTCATTTGTAGATGTACCAGTAGGGAATAAGTGGCGTTCGACACGGCTACAAGCTGAGGCCCAGGTGCAAACGTCAAGTATTGAGTTACTGAAGATGCTTTCTTCCCCATCGCTAACTGAGGCCCAGGTGCAAACCTCCAAACTTGCAGTAACAGAAGCAGAGGAGGtgcctctttccccctcactAACCATGGCCCAGGTGCAAACCTCCAAACTTGCAGTAACGGAAGTGGAGGAGGtgcctctttccccctcactAACTCAGGTCGAGATGCAAACCTCCAAACTTGCAGAAGCAGAAGCAAAGACGACCTTTCCTTCCCCATCACAAACTGAGGTTCACATCCAGTCTTCGTATTTTGAAGTACCAGAGTTGGAGGATGAGATGCCCACAACCCCAATCAAAGAGAAGCCCCTCCCCCTAACACTGATGGAGGCCCAGGTGCAAACTTCGTATGTAGACATACCAGCAGGGAATAAGTGGCGTTCATCACGACTACAAGTGGAAGCCCAGGTGCAAACCTCCAGGCTTGAATTGCCAGAGGCAAAAGAGAAGGCTCCTTCTCTATCCCAAACACAGGCTGAGATGCAAACCACCAGGGTTGAAATAACAGAAGAGAAAGCAGCACCTCTGACTCCTCCAGATCTTAAAATATTAGAAGAGGAGACGCTGAAGGAGGAGGTAGAGCTGAAGCTTCCATGCCCTGAATATACTGAGGCCCAGGTGCAGACCTCGCTTGTTGAAATACCTGTGGGGCAGAAGTGGCGTTCATCCCGTTTATGTACCGAGGCCCAGGTGCAAACTTCATATCAAGAACTCCCAGTTGTGAAGAGCAAGACTTTGCCCCCACAAGGTACTGGGGTGGTAAAGAAGGTCACTGAGCGTGCAGCATCAAAGAA